Proteins encoded within one genomic window of Oryza brachyantha chromosome 7, ObraRS2, whole genome shotgun sequence:
- the LOC102720166 gene encoding uncharacterized hydrolase YugF-like, with the protein MPLLLASSPPALGLQPSTRARLRVAASADAGGGGGGAGAGFPAFLPRAVERIRDGPAIRLAKRIERVPVQTGFSESPILSSCVRPLEQQRSGDPLVLLHGFDSSCLEWRYTYPLLEEAGLEAWAVDILGWGFSHLGNRPPGDVASKREHLYQFWRSYIRRPMVLVGPSLGAAVAIDFTVNYPEAVSKLIFLSASVYAEGPKDMTRVPRFVPYAGAFLLKSLPLRYFATCLAFYKIAGGPAGIFDWVQIGRLHCLLPWWEDALVDFMMNGGYNVLNQIHKVKHKCLILWGEDDEIISNKHAYRLQQELPDAILRQLRECGHIPHVEKPMEVAKHILDFLGTKKAEKAEQGSSLPSTVGGGTAMLLEAVPMLCRGDGRISTGKY; encoded by the exons ATGCCGCTGCTcctcgcctcctcgccgcccgcgcTGGGTCTGCAGCCGTCGACGAGGGCCCGGCTCAgggtcgccgcctccgcggacgccggaggaggaggaggaggagcgggtgCCGGTTTCCCGGCGTTCCTCCCCAGGGCGGTGGAGCGGATCCGCGACGGCCCCGCCATCCGCCTCGCCAAGCGAATCGAGCGAGTCCCCGTCCAG ACTGGCTTCTCCGAGAGCCCGATACTGAGCAGCTGCGTGAGGCCGCTCGAGCAGCAGCGCAGCGGCGACCCCCTCGTGCTGCTCCATGGCTTCGACAG TTCTTGTTTAGAGTGGAGGTACACCTACCCGCTGCTGGAGGAGGCTGGGCTGGAGGCTTGGGCTGTGGACATCCTTGGATGGGGCTTCTCTCATTTAG GAAATCGGCCACCGGGCGATGTTGCCTCCAAGCGGGAGCATCTTTACCAG TTCTGGAGATCCTACATTAGAAGGCCTATGGTGTTAGTTGGACCAAGTCTCGGTGCTGCTGTTGCCATTGATTTTACAGTCAACTATCCGGAAGCG GTGTCAAAATTGATCTTCCTTAGTGCAAGTGTATATGCTGAGGGTCCAAAAGATATGACCAGAGTGCCTAGGTTCGTCCCATATGCTGGG GCTTTTCTACTGAAGAGCCTCCCACTGCGGTATTTTGCTACTTGCTTGGCATTTTATAAAATTGCAGGTGGTCCAGCTGGAATTTTTGACTGGGTGCAA ATTGGCCGTCTACACTGCCTACTTCCTTGGTGGGAGGATGCTCTTGTTGATTTTATGATGAATGGGGGCTATAATGTCCTAAACCAAATACATAAG GTAAAGCATAAATGCCTGATCTTATGGGGAGAGGATGATGAAATAATTAGCAACAAACATGCATAT AGGTTGCAGCAGGAACTCCCAGATGCAATTTTAAGGCAGTTACGGGAGTGTGGTCATATTCCTCATGTTGAGAAGCCAATGGAAGTGGCGAAGCATATCCTTGATTTCCTTGGAACTAAGAAAGCAGAAAAGGCAGAGCAGGGTTCTTCCTTACCATCAACAGTAGG AGGGGGAACAGCAATGTTGTTGGAGGCGGTGCCAATGCTGTGTCGTGGAGATGGAAGAATTAGCACAGGAAAATATTGA
- the LOC102703701 gene encoding histone deacetylase 5 isoform X2, with protein sequence MCRMGKTSSRILRCMIMKAKEAEDKHIASVHSKNHIKLIRSISSKEYDSRRNKIAKRLNSIYFNKGSSESAFLAAGSVIEVAEKVAAGELRSAIALVRPPGHHAEHNEAMGFCLFNNVAVAADYLLNERADLGIKKILIVDWDVHHGNGTQKMFYDDPRVLFFSVHRFDYGSFYPAEGDASYCFIGEGAGKGYNINVPWEHGRCGDADYIAAWDHVLLPVAEAFDPDIILVSAGFDAALGDPLGGCCITPNGYALLLTKLLGFAQGRIVMALEGGYNLRSIANSVSACAKVLLGDKFRYDAPDMQPFESSWRVIQAVRDELKTLWPVLSSRLPENVSLRSRPTQTELYSSSGSESDVEELPDAIASVNFIQITDGVISESLSRLRLDEDKIATTATSSNITVEQSPADLAEPQNVGSTAVSKEIPSLSWRSELSKVYVWYASFGSNMWTPRFLCYIQGGKAEGMNIPCFGSHDPSPPCGTMWKTVPHRLFFGRSSTPCWGIGGVAFLNPEINDSENSYVCMYKITLEQFNDVLFQENRLVKENNESGKTESPNSPLIGLSEIEFVSSNKAVHLAPIKDSWYSNVLYLGEEDKLPILTMTCPSSDVERCKSGELPLSPPSKTYATTLIKGLVEGKHLDSDAATSYINAAATRGL encoded by the exons ATGTGCAGGATGGGGAAGACAAGCTCCAGGATTTTGAG GTGCATGATCATGAAAGCGAAGGAGGCTGAGGACAAGCATATAGCTTCTGTCCATAGCAAGAACCATATCAAGCTGATAAGGAGTATCAGCTCAAAAGAATATGATTCCCGTCGAAACAAGATTGCTAAGAGACTCAATTCCATTTACTTCAACAAGGGCTCCTCGGAGTCTGCTTTTCTTGCAGCTGGTTCTGTGATTGAg GTAGCTGAGAAGGTGGCTGCAGGTGAGTTAAGGTCTGCTATTGCTCTAGTCAGACCTCCAGGCCACCATGCTGAACATAATGAGGCAATGGGTTTTTGCCTGTTCAACAATGTAGCAGTTGCTGCTGATTATCTCTTAAATGAGAGG GCTGACTTAGGTATCAAGAAGATATTGATTGTCGATTGGGATGTTCATCATGGAAATGGCACACAAAAGATGTTTTATGACGACCCTCGTGTATTGTTCTTTTCAGTTCATAG ATTTGATTACGGAAGCTTCTATCCTGCGGAAGGCGATGCATCTTACTGTTTCATTGGGGAAGGAGCTGGTAAAGGGTACAATATTAATGTGCCCTGGGAACATGGAAGATGTGGTGATGCAGATTATATTGCTGCATGGGACCACGTACTGCTTCCTGTTGCTGAAGCATTTGACCCTGATATAATCTTGGTGTCTGCTGGGTTCGATGCAG CATTGGGTGATCCTCTTGGTGGTTGCTGCATCACTCCAAATGGATATGCTCTGCTACTGACCAAG CTGTTAGGTTTTGCTCAAGGGAGGATAGTGATGGCTCTTGAAGGAGGCTATAACCTTAGATCCATAGCAAATTCAGTTAGTGCTTGTGCTAAAGTTTTGTTGGGAGATAAATTCAGATATGACGCTCCTGATATGCAACCATTTGAATCTTCATGGAGAGTTATACAAGCG GTACGTGATGAACTGAAGACACTCTGGCCTGTTCTGAGTAGTAGATTGCCAGAGAATGTATCATTGAGGAGTAGACCCACACAAACTGAG CTGTATTCTTCCTCTGGTTCTGAGTCTGATGTTGAAGAGCTCCCTGATGCTATTGCATCTgtcaattttattcaaattacTGATGGTGTTATAAGTGAAAGCCTCTCGAGGTTGAGACTTGATGAAGACAAAATTGCAACGACAGCCACCTCAAGTAACATAACAGTTGAACAAAGTCCAGCTGATTTAGCTGAACCACAAAATGTTGGATCTACTGCAGTCTCTAAAGAAATACCATCTCTATCTTGGAGATCAGAACTATCAAAAGTATATGTTTGGTATGCCAGCTTTGGTTCAAACATGTGGACACCAAGGTTTTTATGCTACATTCAAGGGGGAAAG GCTGAGGGTATGAATATACCATGTTTTGGATCGCATGATCCAAGCCCACCATGTGGTACCATGTGGAAGACTGTACCTCATCGATTGTTTTTTGGTAGATCTTCTACCCCCTGCTGGGGAATTGGTGGTGTTGCTTTTCTCAACCCTGAGATAAACGACTCTGAAAACTCCTATGTCTGCATGTACAAAATAAC GCTTGAGCAGTTCAATGATGTATTGTTTCAAGAGAATCGTTTAGTGAAGGAGAACAATGAAAGCGGAAAAACTGAATCTCCTAACTCTCCTCTGATTGGCTTATCTGAAATAGAGTTTGTTTCCAGCAACAAAGCTGTCCATCTTGCACCAATTAAG GATAGCTGGTACTCCAATGTGCTTTACCTTGGCGAGGAAGATAAACTTCCAATTCTTACAATGAC GTGCCCCTCATCAGACGTAGAGCGATGCAAATCCGGTGAGCTGCCATTGTCTCCTCCATCGAAGACCTACGCCACCACCCTGATAAAGGGACTGGTGGAAGGGAAGCACCTGGATTCTGACGCCGCCACTAGCTACATCAACGCTGCAGCCACCAGAGGCCTGTGA
- the LOC102703701 gene encoding histone deacetylase 5 isoform X1, giving the protein MAAAMAAAGGVGLLYDERMCAHATPDGEDHPEKPERLRAIWRKLSADGVVSRCMIMKAKEAEDKHIASVHSKNHIKLIRSISSKEYDSRRNKIAKRLNSIYFNKGSSESAFLAAGSVIEVAEKVAAGELRSAIALVRPPGHHAEHNEAMGFCLFNNVAVAADYLLNERADLGIKKILIVDWDVHHGNGTQKMFYDDPRVLFFSVHRFDYGSFYPAEGDASYCFIGEGAGKGYNINVPWEHGRCGDADYIAAWDHVLLPVAEAFDPDIILVSAGFDAALGDPLGGCCITPNGYALLLTKLLGFAQGRIVMALEGGYNLRSIANSVSACAKVLLGDKFRYDAPDMQPFESSWRVIQAVRDELKTLWPVLSSRLPENVSLRSRPTQTELYSSSGSESDVEELPDAIASVNFIQITDGVISESLSRLRLDEDKIATTATSSNITVEQSPADLAEPQNVGSTAVSKEIPSLSWRSELSKVYVWYASFGSNMWTPRFLCYIQGGKAEGMNIPCFGSHDPSPPCGTMWKTVPHRLFFGRSSTPCWGIGGVAFLNPEINDSENSYVCMYKITLEQFNDVLFQENRLVKENNESGKTESPNSPLIGLSEIEFVSSNKAVHLAPIKDSWYSNVLYLGEEDKLPILTMTCPSSDVERCKSGELPLSPPSKTYATTLIKGLVEGKHLDSDAATSYINAAATRGL; this is encoded by the exons atggcggcggcgatggcggcggcgggcggggtgGGGCTGCTCTACGACGAGAGGATGTGCGCGCACGCGACGCCGGACGGGGAAGACCACCCGGAGAAGCCCGAGAGGCTGCGGGCCATCTGGCGCAAGCTCTccgccgacggcgtcgtctCCAG GTGCATGATCATGAAAGCGAAGGAGGCTGAGGACAAGCATATAGCTTCTGTCCATAGCAAGAACCATATCAAGCTGATAAGGAGTATCAGCTCAAAAGAATATGATTCCCGTCGAAACAAGATTGCTAAGAGACTCAATTCCATTTACTTCAACAAGGGCTCCTCGGAGTCTGCTTTTCTTGCAGCTGGTTCTGTGATTGAg GTAGCTGAGAAGGTGGCTGCAGGTGAGTTAAGGTCTGCTATTGCTCTAGTCAGACCTCCAGGCCACCATGCTGAACATAATGAGGCAATGGGTTTTTGCCTGTTCAACAATGTAGCAGTTGCTGCTGATTATCTCTTAAATGAGAGG GCTGACTTAGGTATCAAGAAGATATTGATTGTCGATTGGGATGTTCATCATGGAAATGGCACACAAAAGATGTTTTATGACGACCCTCGTGTATTGTTCTTTTCAGTTCATAG ATTTGATTACGGAAGCTTCTATCCTGCGGAAGGCGATGCATCTTACTGTTTCATTGGGGAAGGAGCTGGTAAAGGGTACAATATTAATGTGCCCTGGGAACATGGAAGATGTGGTGATGCAGATTATATTGCTGCATGGGACCACGTACTGCTTCCTGTTGCTGAAGCATTTGACCCTGATATAATCTTGGTGTCTGCTGGGTTCGATGCAG CATTGGGTGATCCTCTTGGTGGTTGCTGCATCACTCCAAATGGATATGCTCTGCTACTGACCAAG CTGTTAGGTTTTGCTCAAGGGAGGATAGTGATGGCTCTTGAAGGAGGCTATAACCTTAGATCCATAGCAAATTCAGTTAGTGCTTGTGCTAAAGTTTTGTTGGGAGATAAATTCAGATATGACGCTCCTGATATGCAACCATTTGAATCTTCATGGAGAGTTATACAAGCG GTACGTGATGAACTGAAGACACTCTGGCCTGTTCTGAGTAGTAGATTGCCAGAGAATGTATCATTGAGGAGTAGACCCACACAAACTGAG CTGTATTCTTCCTCTGGTTCTGAGTCTGATGTTGAAGAGCTCCCTGATGCTATTGCATCTgtcaattttattcaaattacTGATGGTGTTATAAGTGAAAGCCTCTCGAGGTTGAGACTTGATGAAGACAAAATTGCAACGACAGCCACCTCAAGTAACATAACAGTTGAACAAAGTCCAGCTGATTTAGCTGAACCACAAAATGTTGGATCTACTGCAGTCTCTAAAGAAATACCATCTCTATCTTGGAGATCAGAACTATCAAAAGTATATGTTTGGTATGCCAGCTTTGGTTCAAACATGTGGACACCAAGGTTTTTATGCTACATTCAAGGGGGAAAG GCTGAGGGTATGAATATACCATGTTTTGGATCGCATGATCCAAGCCCACCATGTGGTACCATGTGGAAGACTGTACCTCATCGATTGTTTTTTGGTAGATCTTCTACCCCCTGCTGGGGAATTGGTGGTGTTGCTTTTCTCAACCCTGAGATAAACGACTCTGAAAACTCCTATGTCTGCATGTACAAAATAAC GCTTGAGCAGTTCAATGATGTATTGTTTCAAGAGAATCGTTTAGTGAAGGAGAACAATGAAAGCGGAAAAACTGAATCTCCTAACTCTCCTCTGATTGGCTTATCTGAAATAGAGTTTGTTTCCAGCAACAAAGCTGTCCATCTTGCACCAATTAAG GATAGCTGGTACTCCAATGTGCTTTACCTTGGCGAGGAAGATAAACTTCCAATTCTTACAATGAC GTGCCCCTCATCAGACGTAGAGCGATGCAAATCCGGTGAGCTGCCATTGTCTCCTCCATCGAAGACCTACGCCACCACCCTGATAAAGGGACTGGTGGAAGGGAAGCACCTGGATTCTGACGCCGCCACTAGCTACATCAACGCTGCAGCCACCAGAGGCCTGTGA
- the LOC107303393 gene encoding circumsporozoite protein-like: MVATLPTTSAMVAALVLTMVLVNLAVDMPWVVATTTTLNNGNPAGNFGRDGGFGANHSGFSGECALGGSNNRNSASNFGYGGGFGANSGGLSGGHASGGNNNRNSASNFGHGGDTGANSGGFGSGQFGATCGRYNGNPSSNFVNKTASVGSGGSGSKAMGYGAIQVQYHGQDDLLGDDFFNEERYRSNRA; encoded by the exons ATGGTAGCAACTCTACCAACAACTTCAGCTATGGTGGCAGCTTTGGTACTAACAATGGTATTGGTGAATTTAGCAGTGGACATGCCTTGGGTGGTAGCAACAACGACAACTCT CAACAACGGCAACCCTGCCGGCAACTTTGGCCGCGATGGCGGCTTTGGTGCTAATCATAGTGGATTTAGCGGTGAATGCGCCTTGGGTGGCAGCAACAACAGAAACTCTGCCAGCAACTTCGGCTACGGTGGCGGATTTGGTGCAAACAGTGGTGGATTAAGCGGTGGACACGCCTCAGGTGGCAACAACAACAGAAACTCTGCGAGCAACTTCGGCCATGGTGGTGACACCGGTGCCAATAGTGGTGGATTTGGCAGTGGACAATTTGGTGCCACTTGTGGCAGATACAACGGCAATCCTAGCAGCAACTTTGTCAACAAGACTGCATCTGTAGGTTCTGGTGGCAGCGGTAGCAAGGCCATGGGCTACGGAGCTATCCAGGTCCAGTACCACGGCCAAGACGATCTGTTGGGTGATGACTTCTTCAACGAGGAGAGGTACAGAAGCAATCGAGCATAA